TGTCTTCAGCATCTTTCAATAAGCAGTTTGTCACAGCCAATGTCTCTGACAACGCGTAGAGCAATGTATCCCTGTAAACGTACAACACTATACCTGAACATCTATAACAAGCTATGCTAAGATTATAAGACCCTACCTCCGATTAGCCAATATCTTGATGCTGCGTGCCTCCGAGAACGAGCCTAATCCAAGCCACTCAGCATTGATTACGGGTGACAAAACCCATTTGTACCAATTCAAAGAAAATTACAGGTATTCCAAAAGGTTGCATTCAGAATCCGTTTAGAAAATCACAGTATCCGACCGTTTTCTTAACGAGATAGACGTTGTTGTGTGTCACCCAACAGGTCACGCTGAGAAGTCGGTCATATTCCGTGTACGAAAGCATGGTACTCCTGGTGGTGCGACGGAGAGACTCGTAATTAATGCCAAGACCGAACAGACATCAGATCGAGGTCAGATTATGCCACTTCgagtttccatggcaacgacAACAAAAGTCTGCTTCATGTCAAATCAATCGGGTATGTTTTCCGTCAGACTGTATCGCCATTCCCATGAACTGATTTAAGCCCTGATTTTATCACGACCGAATGGACCCAGAGAAATTTGTAGCTGACAGAATTAAAGATTTCGATCGATAATTCGATATCGGCATCAATCAGTTCATCCGTAATACTGCATAGCACAAGATAACATGTAAAATAGGCATCGATCCGATTTGCTATTTGTTGATAATCAGAATTGATGGATCGAGGTATTTTCATTTGGAAGAGCTCCAACACATCTCCAGCGTCCATCTTTGCTATAAAAGGAATTGAATTTTTATTCCTTCAAAGGTGAATTCACCTGATGGTCGTTTTATGTTGAAATGAAAACCATTTAGTTTGTCATGATCTCGGTATGAGAGTGAAGTAGATCACGTTTGGCTTGAGTTCGGCATCCcgggatgatgatgacgtcctGAGGTAATCGTTCAGATGATATTATCATGCCCAAATTAAATTCAAATTGATCAAAATTAacggtaggcctactcaaaaAGTGTTCCGGTCAATGAGAAAGTATATTTTATAAATGTATGGACCATAATTGGTTTACACCATTCCTGTTGCATGGTCAACTATTTTTTAATAACATTTATCACAAATGCAATAGCAAAATAGAGAAAATATGTGAGCCATTCTCCAAGTAAAATTATTTACGCATGACTCAGTAAAATCTTAGCGCTCAAACAtattattgatgacgtcacgtcagTGGCAGCCAATCATGTATCTGATCACATCACCAGCCAAATCTGCTATGAAACAACATGTGGACAGCCAGTCATTGCCGCATTAATTGTTCACGTTCAATCGATGTTGGAGAGACGGACGCCAGCCTGTGCTCAACTACATTATAAGCGTTAGCGTTAGGACTAACAGAAAGTTACTGCTTACGCCGATGAGCAACCAAGCCGCGCTAAAGAGACGCTCCAGAGAAATGTGACTTTGGAAGAGTTAGTACGAACTGATTTTTCCCATTCTATGGGTTATTCATAGATATAAGTTGTTACTACATTAGTACAGAACAAAAAGATTATTGGACGGTGCAGAGCATAGTAATAATGCGCGCATTTTGCGTGAAACCGGCGCTCCTTTTATACATCCATGAtaattttttatatattttcttAGAATCATATTACGCTAATTATAAGTCCAGCTGGTTTCAGTCACTCAATTACCTTCTCATCATTACTCTAGCGATTGGCATGTATATTTTCATGATTCAAGTTCTACACCTATAGCGTTGCCAGTGACTGCGTATCCATAGGTGACGAATTCATCATCTGAATATGCACGAGGTTTGAGAGAACCAGTGATCACGACCTCCTCTCCCCTGTTGACACCACATGGCTGTGCCTCTTCTCTCGATGCATTGTTCCTTTGTTTTACCAGGACCTTCTCCAAAGCCCTATAGCTTTTTAGGCCTTTACTGTATTGACGGTATAATCACAATAGATTACCCAGAACGTCACATGCCTCTATGTAGTAGATCCGGGCCTACCTCGCCGCTTACATTGTGACGTATATAGGCCTATGAATACATTCTTTTTATAGTGTGCTAGAATACACTTTTAAACTGGTGCCATTATATATCTCTGCGCACATGGCATTGATAGCTAGCTGGTGCTTCCTAAAAAGTAATATGTCGATAATAGATCAATGCCTACATATGTAGTGCACAACGAAACAATGAGTGCGGCCCAGAAAGAGGCCTTCatgtatttatttgaaagactgtgATGTAGTTCATGGTACCATCATTAGCTAATGCGAGATTATCTTGGAGGTCTCAGGGTGTCCTCGCCAATGTCGTGATAATCTCCGGCCTTATTTCCGGTTGCTGTCACCCGACAAGATGGAATCATTCTTCAAAGTCATTCAGGAGGGATCTCTTACTGAGGTAGGTAAGGCCGaaattcgttcatttaccacgagtcactttccgggtttttctttgatggcgtgcattcaccgaggaatgaaagcaaaaggggaaaatgagtcctgggaaatgaacgaatgaggtctatgtaacttcggcctaacgTACGTCTGACAAACGTACACGGACGATGATATCAACAGTTGGCCGAAACGTACCTGTACGTGATTGCCTCCAGAGCTGCTTCCTGAGAAAAACAGGGGTAAATGTTAGCCTTCTCCGACCCGACACACAGGGCAAGgccggagaagcaaacattgACCCCTCAACCCTCAGGATGCCAGAGCTGGCAATGGACGACTTTCAATGGTCGGTCTGCGGGTAATATCACATCACTCGATCAGTTTTACTTAGGAAGGTTTACAGCTATGTATACAATGTAGGAAGTTTTATAACTTTAAAACTCCCTCGTGTATATTCTTATCGCACAAATAACGGTACGGCAGTAAGGATGTTTCCACTACATGCGATTCGTTACGGCTTAATTAATTAACATCCCACTACACTACCGGGAGGCAAACTATACTAGCTCTTCATTGGTATTTTTTTCCGATTGCTGTCTTTCGCGGAAAAAAGCCATTAATATACATGAACATTGCACCTTCCTAATGATCGGCATATGCTGCTGTTAACAATCTTTTCTCGGGATGACCTTTCGTCTGTCATAACACGCTTCTTGACGGACAAAATACTATGATTTCCTCCACCTTCATGTAAAGCATTCGTCCTGTTTATCTTTGTAGGTAGAGAAAGAATTCAAGAACGTTGTTAACGTCGATACTGTCTGCCACGGAGAAACAGCTCTACTACAAACTATTAGGAGACAGGACTTCAGATTCATCGAGTTCATTCTCAATAATGGCGCGTCCGTGACCAAACAACCAGGTACGGATATTTCTCCGCTGAATCTGGCAGTGGAAAGCCGAACTAGAAACCTCGAGATCATAGAGTTGCTTCTCCTTCATGGTGCAGATGTGTTCGAAGAGGATGATTACGGCGACACGATCCTCATGAATGCGGTGTTTCGCCGAGATTACGAAGTGGTGATGTTGTTTTTGAACTCTGTCTCTGGCGAAGGACATGGGGAATCGTGTTTAGCCGCATCTTGCTGCATTGTTTCCAGAGTGCACATCGAAGAGATCTTGAAACGAGGGGTATCTCCAAATAACTCTGAAATGTCGCCATTGATATTTTCGTGTCTCCTTGGAGACGAGGCAATGGTCAGTATGTTGTTAGATTACGGTGCAGACGTCAATATTGAAGATCCCAGAGGAGGGACGCCATTATCTAACGCCATCAGCGCGGGAAATCAATCtaatttgataaaacttttggtAACCCATGGAGCAGATGTGAATCACATGACGACTGGTTTCGATGACCCTGGTGTGGAAGTGACGCCTCTTATGGAAGCGGCCCGCATGCGTGATCTGCCGAATATCCGAGAACTTCTGAGACTCGGTGCAGATGTCAACATAAAAAACAACCAACGCCGGACTGCATTGCATTATTGTTCCGGATGGGAGACATATTGCCCTGTCATAAAGTCTTCTTTGAAAAGAGTAACACTCGCGGGAGGAATCTATGGAACTAACCGGTCTACATATCGGATTGTGAAAACTCTTGTCGATTACGGAGCTGACGTCTCCATCAAAGATAGTGACGATCGAACCCCGTTAGATGTGAATCTAAAGACACTTCATTCGATGTTCGTTCAAACAGAAGGCCGGTTGAAAGCTTCTACTAAGCTACTGCCCATTTACTTGTCCATCTGCTGTAGTCTGCTCAAGGCCAGCGCAGCATCATGCGAGAACTCACGAGAAGTGTTCAATAGCTTTTTGGATGCTTTCCTGTCCTGTGATCATCTGGACGATATCCCATCAGCAGAACGATTAGTGGACATCGTCAATTTGGCTTTTATGTGTGGTTTGAACTTGTCTGTGGGAAACAAAAGACCCACAGTGGAATTAAAGCACCACGTCACCAGGAGGAATGTTTTTGACTTCGTCGCGCATCTTAGCAGGAACTGCTTAACGCTGAAGCAGCTATGCCGAATTCAGCTCCGGAAAAACACCCGTCGCACCCAAACTAGCGTCAGAGACATGCATGACATTCCCCTGCCAACACTTTTAAAGGAATATCTTCTCTACGAGAATGATTCCTTGTTTCGTCCTGGTCAGCTGATTCTACAAAACTCCCCGTCAACTTAGCTTTTGCACCAGCGTTGCGGCGTTTCGGATGCCCAggatcacgtacatgtaacactATATGCACCTGCGAGTCTTAACAATATTTTCGTACTCCCTCCCCTTGTGTGCTATACTTATCCCATCTGCGTACCTACGCTGAAAGAGACTGCTGTGTGTAGTCAACAGCATAGATGTTGTCGTGCTACAAAATAAAACACAACAGAATTGCTTTTGTACAAATGAAATTTGATAACGTCTGAAATCAATAAACTGTCAGTGGACGTCTCATCGCTGAATCTACTCTTCATCCAAACGCCTATCCCAACAGGTGGCTGGTGAGAAAGCAGTAGGTGCTATGTGCCCTAACAGTGCCCTAACAAGCTGGCGGCTAAATAACCAACCTGTCTCATAGGAAAAGTTACCTTGACCACTTGATGATCGGGATCAGCTTGTTTGAACAATGTTTAGGCGTTTCTATGCAAATACCAGATTGTGTCTAAGCTTGTCTATCGCCCTTGGTGTCCTGTCCTCGTGCAACTCCCATGGCTTAAAGCAGAACACACCGACACATGGAAGTGTCTATGCAAAGACCAGACTGTACGCAGAAGACAGCGACACTTAAAAGTTCCTATGCAAAAACCAGAGTGTAACATAGCTTGTATCTCATCTTTTGTGTCCCGACTCCATGCACCAACGCACATGCTTTGAAACAATAGACACCATATCACAGTAAGTTGTTTCTATACCAATACCTGATTGCGGCTCTGCTTTTCAATATCATCTTTGGTATTCTCATGCAACCTCTGTAACTTGAATCAGAAGACCCTATTACAGATGTTGCTTGCATGCCAAGACCAGATTGCAAAGAAACAGAAACACAATCACAGAATTTGATAAAttcaaatttacatgtacataattccTTCATAAGGCCTTGCTTTCTCTGCAATGATACAGAGATATTTTCACATCTGAATTCAATAATTTGTTCAGCTAATAGAAAACGTTTCCATTGATTCAGTCACCTATGCAGTACGCTGGGTTTCTCATGCTGaggtttgtccgacattgcccaAGATATTTGAAACAATCGTGCACAACGATCATGCTTTTCACAGCACATAGTAGCTATTCAAGATCCGGGGATGGCACAGTCCCAAGTCAAGGTTTGCATCTCAGTTCGTATGGACCCTATACTAGTATCCTGCATAAGTCGAAGAAACCACTCTGTCCCCAGTCCTGGACTAAACTTTCCTTTATCTCTGGGTTCCCTGCCCAGCACAAAAAATCAGGTTTGGGTTGCATCCCAGTAAATCCAAGGGAATGTTTTAACAAATGAACAAAGAAAGTCCTTTAGCTCTGGGTTATAAGTCACCTTCTTGTTTATCTTTGACGCCATCCTGGAATTAGAAAATCAAAGCGTTGCAAGTTAAATAGTTGTGCAAAATCTCTTCCGAGTACATTTTCAGGCAGTGTAAGAGCTACCCTCTACTTCCTATTTCTTTGATTGTGGCCTTGTGACCCTTATCATCCATTGAAAAGCATTGGTAGGCCTTTTAAGAGGAGTGGCAGTGATGTGCTGTCCCAATGGAAAACCATTACAACAACACTATAACTTTTCAGAAGGGGGAGAAAATCAAAGAGGGATGGTAAATTGCATGACAGCTTCCACTTGACTGAAACCAACTTACTCTAAACTGTTCATCCAACAGTGACACCTCACTGATCAAGTCAGTTATGGCGTTCTGGAATGCTTCCTGTGGACTGTAATCGGATGTGGTCTGCACCCTCAACACAAAGTAATGCTCAAGTGGATGAGGAACTTTGTAACCGGCGAAGATAACTTGTGGATCTTTGAACAGCTGACTAGAAAATGAAAGGTAAACAAATATATACAAGTATATACAAGATATTTCGATGTTTTTCCTTTTCATCTTCTTCTCCGCTTGGGTCATTGGTATTAAAGTGAAAATTTGGTCACATGCATGCTTGAATCTTTTCCTATGTTCATTAACGATGTGTCAAGTGCGACTTACGTTCTTAGGAGATTTCCAAGTGTATGGTCTTCTTTCTTGATAGTAAATATTGCTGCATTTGGTACCTTTGTGTCTTTTTGGATTGTTATTCTGGAGTTGTGAAGAGAGAATAAATATAATTTGAAGTGTGTTTATTTAActcaaaagtaaaaaaatatcTGTTGTCCCACAAAAACTTTCCTCAAAAACAACTTTTGGATCAATGTTTCACTTCAGTACGAGTAGGCTATAGGTTCTTTTACGTTTTAGAAGTTGTAATATCAAGAAAACTGTACGGGGGGCTGATCCAAGTCATCAGACCGCACGAGATTAATTTTTCTCCAGTCTGGAGtgaaagctcgagaccgcaAGTTTCTGGCCGGAGAAAATCATCACGTGTGATCTGAATCAGTGAATGGATGACGAGTGGGGATGACCGATGAGGTGTGTTTAGAGCGTTGTTTGTGCTACAGGGTCATGAAAACATTTGAACAACCACCATCAATCCACAAGACGACCAAATCGAAGAGATAGAAGTAGTCGACGGTAACAAACGAGTTGAAGACAAAGCAGGTTTAGGCTTGCGGCCAACAGCGATGAGAAAACTgaaacgacgacaacaacgattCTTTCTGCAATTTTTTCGGCgtgtttttaaatcaaatcCTGGCATAATCAACATATGTTTAGGCTATAAAACATTACAACATCAATTAGAGGTTATTAATTCACCCTAATGATACAAAAAACGTACTTCTTTTCACCCTCAAAGAGGAGAAATGACTCAAACGTCGGAGGAGCATTCATTCTCAATTGTAATCAGAATTGCGGTTCTTTCGCTCcgtgaccttttcgcccccagtggTTTCGCTCCAAATCATCTTCTATTCGTCACTGTCATAGTATAAAACTAACTACTTCCCCGAACTCAAATTTAaggtgagttaattgtaatctgaCTCTCTACTGTATGATATAACGCAACGAAGTGATTCGTGTGATAGTTACTGTATTACTGAAGACTACAAAATAGGTAACAAACTCACCAGCTACACATTCATACATATTCATGAAACCACTCGGCATTCCTCGTCAGGTAGCATACATTACATCTTTCCTTCTAAAGTGTTCTTTTACCAATGAAGCACTGACTAATACATAAACTTCTAACCTAAATCTAAGTATAACTCACGAACCAAATAAAATGGAACTTCCACGAATTTGCATAACATGCCAGATGCCTGTACCGGCACACAAGTGTTTGTTTATGATAATTATAAGAAGTGTTTATGTTTCATGGCTGGTCTTGCTAGAGATCTAGTTTATCAGGTGGCTTGCTTGTTCGCCCACTCCTTGTAACATATCCCGGGGTGTTGTTTATGGTTGGAATGGGCTCAGCAACTGCAGCCTGTGGGGCCACGTTGACATCAGTGTGATCATTCGCAGGCGCATGAGGCGGGTCCCCAGACGTATACATTACACGTGGGCGAGTCCCTTCGTTGGGAATGTTATTTTCGCGGGTTTGAAACATGTGACGGCGGTTACGTCTGAACGATTTACCCTCGGGGGTTTGAATGTTATAGCTCCTCGGCACATCAGGCAGTTTGTCTTGCACCGTCCCATATTTCCACTGTCCTCTCAAGGTCCTGAAACGAACTGCATCTCCAGGATGGATGTCAGCATTTGTGCTATTACTAACACGCTTGTCATAATACTGTTTCTGGCGGTTTTGACGGTCTGTGAGCTTCTCATGAGCGTTATCTACCACTTTTGGTTTCAAGAGATTGGGGAGAATTGGCAATTTCGAATTCAATCGGCGTGACATTAACAGTTGCGCCGGAGATTGTCCAACCCCGTCGAGTGGTGTGTTGCGGAAATTAAGTAACGCTATGCTGGGATCATCGCATGATTGTTCGCATTTCTTGAAGATGTCCTTTATTGACTGAATAGCGCGTTCAACCTGTCCATTAGACTGGGGGTAACCAGGGCTGCTGGTGGTATGGCGGAATCCCCAGGCCTTGGAGAAATCGGAGAACTCGCGGCTTGAAAATTGAGGCCCATTatcgctgatgacgtcattagggATGCCAAATCTGCTGAACGATGCTTTGAGAGCCGTAATAACAGACTGGCTTGTCAGCGTGGGAAGAATGCACACTTCCGGAAACTTAGAGAAGTAATCCACAGTCAGCAAATATTCCTTGCTCCGATATTCAAACATATCAGTTGCGACTTTACTCCACGGGAGGTCTGGAATGTTATGTGGTATCATAGGTTCAGCCGGTTGGGATTTCCTCGCTGTCTGGCAGGCGGTACAGCGTGATACGGTATCCTCAATTTGTTGACCCATTCCGGGCCAGAACAGAATGTCTCGGGCcaattgttttgatttaacGATGCCCATATGAGTTTCATGAATTCGTTTGAGCAAGTTTGCGCGCAATGTCTCTGGTACTACGAGACGATCGCCTTTGAGCAACAGGTTGTCCGCTAATGTGATTTCGTCGCGATACGGGAAGTATGGAGTTAGTTCAAGTGGTACATCCTGTTTGTCATCTGGCCAGCCTTGCATCACAGTGTTCTTTAGAGACTGTAGAGTTGGGTCTGCGTCCGTGGCAGATTTAAACTCCTCTAATTTGGCATCGCTGATGTGACTGGCAATGTTCAGCAagttgacctcgattttgtcATCGAATAGGTCTTGCGGGTTGGTGTCGGATACGAATGCGCGTGATAGAGTGTCAGCTAGAAACATTTCGCGTCCCGGGCGGTATACCAGTTTCAGATCATAGTGCTGTAGGCGTAACCTCATGCGTTGCATACGGGCTGAGAGTTTATGTATGGGCTTTGTCATGATTGCCAGCAGTGGCTTATGATCTGTCTCTATTGTTATCGGGCCTTTTCCGTAGACGTAATCATGGAATTTCTTACATCCGAAACAAATCGCGAGCAATTCTTTCTCAATGACGGCGTACATAGATTGCGTTTCATCCAGGGCCTTAGATCCGAACGCCACTGGATGACTGTCTTGAATTAAGGCTGCGCCTAATCCAGATTTACTGGCATCAACCTGAAGCGTGATGGGTTTATTGACGTCATAGAAACTCAGCACGGGCGTGTTTgtgatcaaacgtttcagtctCTTATATGCTCGGTCTTGGAGATCCTCCCAATGAAATTCGACTTTTTCTTCGAGGACTTGACGTAGTGGTTTCGTTTCTTGTGAGAGGTTGGGGATGAATTTCGCAAGATATCCCACCATGGCGATGAATCTCCTAATGTCCTCTTTACATGACGGTGTCGGCATGTTGGTGATGTCACTTACGCGATCCTGGCTGACCTTTAGGCCATCACCTGAAAATATATGTCCGACGTAGTCAACTTCGCTGAGGCCTATTTTCGTTTTAGCGGGGTTGAGTTTTAACCCTACTGCGCGTGCTCGCTCCAGTACGGTGCGTAGGCGATTATCGTGCTCGGCTTGTGTGCGGCCGTGTACGACGATGTCATCGACGACAATCTCAACCCCTTCGAGGTCACCAAATAAATCCGACATGACTTTATTGAAAATGTCACCACTCGTGGATATACCAAATGGTAACCGAAGGAAACGGTAGCGTCCCCACGGCGTGTTGAAGGTACAGAGCTTTGAACTTTGCTCATCAAGGCCAATTTGCCAAAAACCTGATTTAGCGTCGAGTGTACTAAATATCTTTGAGCCGGGCATGCGTGCTGCGATTTCCTCAACTGTTTTCGTCGGATGGTGAGCTCTGCGAATCGCTTTGTTCAGTTTGGATGGATCAATGCAAATTCTCAccttattgttttgttttcgaACGACAGTCATACTATTGACCCATGGGGTTGGTTCGTTTTCTTTGATCACTACTTTCAGGTCCTCCATTCGATCCAGTTCGGTTTTGACGACGTCCTCAATCGCGTACGGGATTTTACGAGGTGGATCGACGGACGGCTCAACGGTCGGATCTGTGAACAGATGGTAGTTGCTCTGAATACATCCCAATCCTTGAAAGACATCCTCGAAATCCTTGATTTGCGATATCGAATGTATGCGCTTCACTAAGTTCAGTTTATCGCACGTATCACGGCCTAGAATTGGTTGGGCATTGTCAAGGATTTGAAAGGTGACGTCCAATCCGTTAAGATTCAAGACAGTTTCGCCGACAGGCGTAATCCTATGCCCCGAATATGATACTAATCGGCACTTTGGGGGTGTGTGTGTTGCGTTCAGTTTCTTGAAAAACTGTAACGGTATAATGTCGGCCTCGCTGCCGGTATCGAGTTTGAACGATATGGATTGTCCTTGAATGGTAAATGTTTCATGCCATCCGACGTAGTTGGCTGGTGTAACTGATACCTCGCCGATGAATAGCGTGTCCACGTGGGGACCATGAAAGTCTGGCTCATAATTGCGATGATAGAATTctgtggtaggcctaccgtTATTACGTGATTCCAGGGTTACGTCATGAATGCTCGATGACGATGGAGCTTGAGGACGTACGCGTTGTTTCTCTGATCTTGCCAGTGTGCGGCAAGATGCTTTGAAGTGGTTCATGCGGCGGCAATATCCGCATTCCTTGCCGTATGCCGGACATTGTGTGTAGTCAGCATGAGCTTGTCCGCCACAGTTTCCACATTTTTCCGATTGTGATCGTTTGTCAAATGTTCCGCGATGTTTGTTTCGGCTGCGATCATGGGAGCCGCGACCGTATGCCGTACTATTTTGGAATGATCTTCCGACGGCGTCGACGTCTTTTTCTTTCGTATCAGTCAGCGTCTTAAGTTGATTAGCGCTTGATTCGCTAATGCGACACGTATTGACACACTTCTCCAGGGTAAGGTCCTCGGTCTGCAGAAGTTTCTCGCGCGTGGTCTCGTCACGGATGCCGCAAACGACCCGGTCTCTGAGTAGAGAGTCTCGTAGAGCGTCGCCAAATTCACAGTCCTTGATAAGTTGTTTCAACTCCGTGAGAAATGAGTCAAATGATTCGCCGTCTTTCTGCGTCCGAGAATTGAATTGGTACCGGATAACTGTAATGTTCCGTTTCCCTTCACAGAATGCGGCGAATTTCGCCTTCAGTGGCGCGATCTGGTCCACGTCTGCCTCGGCGAAATCCATCGTGGCGTGAACCTTTTGGGCCTCCGGTCCGGCAACGTGAAGGAAGACGTTACACTGGACCACCTCAGCTTTATCGGCGACACCCGATGCTATGCTGTAGACTTCG
This is a stretch of genomic DNA from Lineus longissimus chromosome 2, tnLinLong1.2, whole genome shotgun sequence. It encodes these proteins:
- the LOC135503473 gene encoding putative ankyrin repeat protein RF_0381, encoding MESFFKVIQEGSLTEVEKEFKNVVNVDTVCHGETALLQTIRRQDFRFIEFILNNGASVTKQPGTDISPLNLAVESRTRNLEIIELLLLHGADVFEEDDYGDTILMNAVFRRDYEVVMLFLNSVSGEGHGESCLAASCCIVSRVHIEEILKRGVSPNNSEMSPLIFSCLLGDEAMVSMLLDYGADVNIEDPRGGTPLSNAISAGNQSNLIKLLVTHGADVNHMTTGFDDPGVEVTPLMEAARMRDLPNIRELLRLGADVNIKNNQRRTALHYCSGWETYCPVIKSSLKRVTLAGGIYGTNRSTYRIVKTLVDYGADVSIKDSDDRTPLDVNLKTLHSMFVQTEGRLKASTKLLPIYLSICCSLLKASAASCENSREVFNSFLDAFLSCDHLDDIPSAERLVDIVNLAFMCGLNLSVGNKRPTVELKHHVTRRNVFDFVAHLSRNCLTLKQLCRIQLRKNTRRTQTSVRDMHDIPLPTLLKEYLLYENDSLFRPGQLILQNSPST
- the LOC135503475 gene encoding DNA-directed RNA polymerase II subunit RPB11-like; translated protein: MNAPPTFESFLLFEGEKKITIQKDTKVPNAAIFTIKKEDHTLGNLLRTQLFKDPQVIFAGYKVPHPLEHYFVLRVQTTSDYSPQEAFQNAITDLISEVSLLDEQFRDGVKDKQEGDL
- the LOC135483971 gene encoding uncharacterized protein K02A2.6-like, which codes for MYAVIEKELLAICFGCKKFHDYVYGKGPITIETDHKPLLAIMTKPIHKLSARMQRMRLRLQHYDLKLVYRPGREMFLADTLSRAFVSDTNPQDLFDDKIEVNLLNIASHISDAKLEEFKSATDADPTLQSLKNTVMQGWPDDKQDVPLELTPYFPYRDEITLADNLLLKGDRLVVPETLRANLLKRIHETHMGIVKSKQLARDILFWPGMGQQIEDTVSRCTACQTARKSQPAEPMIPHNIPDLPWSKVATDMFEYRSKEYLLTVDYFSKFPEVCILPTLTSQSVITALKASFSRFGIPNDVISDNGPQFSSREFSDFSKAWGFRHTTSSPGYPQSNGQVERAIQSIKDIFKKCEQSCDDPSIALLNFRNTPLDGVGQSPAQLLMSRRLNSKLPILPNLLKPKVVDNAHEKLTDRQNRQKQYYDKRVSNSTNADIHPGDAVRFRTLRGQWKYGTVQDKLPDVPRSYNIQTPEGKSFRRNRRHMFQTRENNIPNEGTRPRVMYTSGDPPHAPANDHTDVNVAPQAAVAEPIPTINNTPGYVTRSGRTSKPPDKLDL